The Mucilaginibacter mallensis genome has a segment encoding these proteins:
- a CDS encoding cellulase family glycosylhydrolase translates to MKKNYFFRSVVFLTAIIILFACKKAKNMTPELTVSVSTMSFAPEGGSQDITVTSNAAWSVSNPASSWLQLSATSGNSGSTVIHVTATSPNGTGATQSAIFEISASNGQARRVTVTQAPTIYPGYNTSPIAPDMTGVTSNAVQLAAKMATGMGMNFGNTMDSPNEGDWVSGKITDAQVKFVKQIGFTAVRIPCNWVWTHLSDRSKATIDPAWLARVKQVVGYCVANGVYVIINAHADLGWLEQNVNATKKDSVNAMQKAIWEQIATTLRDFDEHLLFASTNEPQADNAEQMAILNGYHETFINAVRSTGGRNSYRVLVVQGPHADPTKTATLMTSLPTDPVPNKLMVEVHDYTPAGFTILTDGDASWGNMIYYWGAGNVSTIEPSRNATPGSGDESAITTELQGIKQNFVDKGIPVILGEYAAPRRNNPNEPMPKDTLVSNRSVDYWNTFMTKTAKTDGLLPFYWEVGNMLDRANNVVIDQRTYNALVAGYKQ, encoded by the coding sequence ATGAAAAAAAACTATTTTTTTAGATCCGTAGTATTTCTTACTGCGATCATTATACTTTTCGCCTGCAAAAAGGCGAAAAATATGACACCGGAACTCACGGTTAGCGTGTCGACTATGAGTTTTGCGCCTGAAGGAGGAAGCCAGGACATAACCGTTACCAGCAATGCTGCCTGGAGCGTAAGCAACCCTGCTTCGTCATGGCTGCAATTAAGCGCAACTTCCGGTAACAGCGGTAGTACCGTTATTCATGTGACAGCGACATCGCCAAATGGCACGGGCGCTACCCAGTCGGCAATTTTTGAAATAAGTGCGTCAAACGGGCAGGCAAGAAGGGTAACGGTTACCCAGGCCCCCACCATATACCCAGGTTATAATACATCGCCCATAGCGCCAGACATGACCGGAGTGACCAGTAATGCCGTGCAACTGGCTGCAAAAATGGCAACGGGAATGGGAATGAATTTTGGCAATACCATGGACTCCCCGAACGAAGGTGATTGGGTGTCTGGTAAAATTACCGACGCGCAGGTGAAATTTGTAAAACAAATAGGTTTCACTGCTGTACGGATTCCCTGTAACTGGGTTTGGACTCATTTAAGCGATCGGTCAAAGGCAACAATTGACCCTGCATGGCTTGCGCGGGTGAAACAAGTGGTTGGATATTGTGTGGCTAATGGTGTGTATGTGATAATAAATGCTCACGCGGATCTTGGCTGGCTGGAACAAAATGTCAATGCCACAAAGAAAGATTCCGTTAATGCAATGCAAAAGGCGATTTGGGAGCAGATTGCTACAACCTTGCGTGATTTTGATGAGCACCTTTTATTTGCCAGCACGAATGAACCTCAGGCTGATAATGCCGAGCAGATGGCCATACTCAATGGTTATCACGAAACATTCATCAATGCAGTTCGCTCTACCGGAGGCAGGAACAGTTACCGGGTGCTGGTTGTGCAGGGGCCCCACGCTGATCCTACTAAAACTGCTACTTTGATGACTAGTCTTCCTACCGACCCGGTACCTAACAAGTTGATGGTCGAGGTGCATGACTACACACCTGCTGGATTTACGATACTAACGGATGGAGATGCAAGCTGGGGCAACATGATTTACTATTGGGGGGCTGGGAATGTTTCTACTATTGAGCCATCGCGCAACGCCACCCCTGGATCAGGAGACGAGAGTGCGATCACTACTGAGTTACAAGGGATAAAACAGAATTTTGTTGACAAAGGTATCCCTGTGATTCTGGGTGAATATGCGGCCCCGAGGAGAAATAATCCCAACGAGCCTATGCCTAAGGATACGTTGGTGAGCAACAGGTCTGTGGATTACTGGAACACTTTTATGACCAAAACGGCTAAAACGGATGGTCTCCTGCCATTTTATTGGGAGGTAGGGAATATGTTAGACAGGGCTAATAATGTGGTAATAGACCAGCGTACGTATAATGCCCTTGTGGCTGGATATAAACAGTAA
- a CDS encoding family 43 glycosylhydrolase, protein MRKGHGIFLGLLFLVPLLSFSCNKKQVAPQPQFTVSSAQVVFESEGSSSNVSITSNGNWTATSNSSTIWFTISQASGGSGNVTLKLTASANNTGAGREAIVTIKASNGDATQIEVSQPDNQNLLAKFAMVSPKLFTNNGNPLLDFMFTADPTAIEYNGRVYVYTTNDQQQYDTVGPGGKNNYGYIRTLVMMSSADMVNWTYHGVINTAKLAPYTYASWAPSIESRMETDGKTHFYMYYSNSGTATAMLTSTSPVGPWKDPLGKNIVDTKTPGVDVDNPFDPGVLIDGQGTGWLVFGAGAEKTPYLPDNARIFKLGPDMISLAGSISKIPAPYFNEASDLNFINGTWVYSYCTNWDARNVWPYSNIAKPSAACISYMTSKAPLDSNSWQYGDNYFRNPGENVGDNVGPLTNNHSHLFTFQGKWYFAYHAMYLQNYFNTTGGFRNVGIEEASVNTANGVNIPMINATFKGPSQTQLLNPFVLQQAETTAGTSGHVKFDTAGIVGNMVAKGQIDKQVLMVRGADFSKQIPSKFEARVKGTGQIDVYVNSLAGPALVSLKCDVKNWTTLSQQITQKIPNGAGNIYFVFYGDGFLFDDWQFE, encoded by the coding sequence ATGAGAAAGGGTCATGGGATATTTTTAGGCTTGCTATTTTTGGTCCCATTGCTTTCTTTTTCCTGTAATAAGAAACAGGTTGCGCCTCAACCTCAATTCACTGTTTCTTCCGCGCAAGTTGTTTTTGAGTCGGAAGGCAGTAGTTCTAATGTTTCTATCACCAGCAATGGTAATTGGACAGCGACATCCAATAGCTCAACTATATGGTTCACGATAAGTCAGGCATCGGGAGGCTCGGGCAATGTTACGCTTAAATTAACCGCGAGCGCTAACAACACGGGGGCTGGCCGCGAGGCGATAGTGACTATCAAAGCTTCGAATGGTGATGCCACGCAAATTGAAGTTTCACAGCCAGATAATCAAAATCTGTTAGCAAAATTCGCAATGGTTTCGCCGAAACTTTTCACCAATAATGGGAATCCTTTATTAGATTTTATGTTTACGGCCGACCCAACAGCTATAGAATACAATGGAAGAGTTTATGTGTACACCACGAATGATCAACAACAGTATGACACGGTAGGACCGGGTGGGAAAAATAATTACGGGTATATCCGTACACTGGTCATGATGTCTTCCGCTGATATGGTCAACTGGACTTATCATGGCGTCATAAATACAGCAAAGCTGGCGCCATATACTTATGCGTCCTGGGCGCCTTCCATTGAATCCAGAATGGAAACAGATGGTAAAACGCATTTCTATATGTATTATTCCAATAGCGGTACTGCCACAGCCATGCTTACTTCCACCTCTCCCGTTGGCCCCTGGAAAGACCCATTAGGAAAGAACATAGTCGACACCAAAACCCCCGGTGTGGATGTCGATAATCCATTCGATCCCGGAGTTTTGATTGACGGCCAAGGTACAGGCTGGCTGGTTTTTGGAGCCGGCGCGGAAAAAACACCCTATCTGCCGGACAATGCCAGAATCTTCAAATTAGGACCAGATATGATCAGTTTGGCCGGCAGTATTTCTAAGATACCCGCTCCTTATTTTAATGAGGCCAGCGACCTTAACTTTATCAATGGAACCTGGGTTTATAGCTATTGTACGAATTGGGATGCACGCAATGTATGGCCTTATAGCAATATTGCTAAACCAAGCGCCGCCTGCATATCTTATATGACGAGTAAAGCACCCTTAGATTCGAATAGTTGGCAGTATGGCGATAATTACTTTAGGAATCCTGGCGAAAACGTGGGTGATAACGTGGGTCCTTTGACAAACAATCACTCTCACTTGTTCACGTTTCAAGGGAAATGGTATTTTGCTTACCATGCCATGTATTTACAGAATTATTTTAACACTACGGGTGGTTTTCGTAATGTGGGTATCGAGGAAGCATCGGTGAATACAGCTAATGGCGTGAACATCCCCATGATCAACGCCACCTTTAAAGGTCCGTCACAAACTCAGCTATTAAATCCGTTCGTTCTGCAGCAAGCAGAAACCACTGCAGGCACTTCGGGGCATGTCAAGTTCGATACTGCTGGTATTGTTGGTAATATGGTTGCCAAAGGACAAATAGATAAACAAGTTCTCATGGTCCGGGGAGCCGATTTTAGCAAACAGATTCCTTCCAAATTCGAAGCCAGGGTGAAAGGAACAGGTCAAATTGATGTTTATGTAAATAGTCTTGCCGGCCCAGCTCTTGTTTCCCTTAAGTGTGATGTGAAGAACTGGACTACGCTCTCACAGCAAATAACACAGAAGATACCTAATGGAGCAGGGAATATCTATTTTGTATTTTATGGAGACGGTTTTTTGTTTGATGATTGGCAATTCGAGTAA
- a CDS encoding helix-turn-helix domain-containing protein, whose product MKKRRAFRIPDKLQETYKRAFEGQIKVHFEQVDAQTGNEKFLSELIEYIKQNISNPKLSVETTSREMKMCRVSLYKKLKMLTGKSPVEFIQAIRMQKAAHLLESTEMKINKVASEVGFEAPQYFAKLFKKEYDILSSAYVLFIRKAKTQGNIKYYGLACA is encoded by the coding sequence ATGAAAAAGAGAAGGGCCTTTAGAATACCTGACAAGCTTCAGGAAACATATAAACGGGCTTTTGAGGGGCAGATAAAGGTGCATTTTGAACAGGTAGATGCACAAACAGGGAATGAGAAATTCTTGAGTGAATTGATTGAGTATATCAAGCAGAATATATCAAACCCCAAGCTTTCTGTTGAAACAACCAGCCGTGAGATGAAAATGTGCCGGGTATCGCTGTATAAGAAACTTAAAATGCTTACCGGTAAATCGCCTGTAGAATTTATACAGGCAATCCGCATGCAGAAAGCTGCCCATTTACTCGAAAGTACAGAAATGAAAATTAACAAGGTAGCAAGCGAAGTTGGGTTTGAAGCACCTCAATATTTCGCAAAGCTCTTTAAAAAGGAATACGATATCCTCTCCTCTGCTTACGTTCTTTTTATCCGTAAGGCTAAAACCCAGGGTAATATTAAATACTATGGGCTGGCCTGCGCCTAA
- a CDS encoding glycoside hydrolase family 3 C-terminal domain-containing protein — protein sequence MRIKFLIAPLATLFFFGNVSAQKAKQMSLQYKIDYMLKRMTLEEKINMLHGNALFSSGGVKRLGIPELTCDDGPLGVREEIKRFDWNSANWTTDSATFLPNGSAIAATWNPALANKYGVVIGEEANARKKDIMLAPAFNICRMPLCGRTYEYYSEDPYLNAQLAVQAVKGIQSQHVAACIKHFAANNQETDRNMMNAIVDERALREIYFPAFKAAVQQGNAYTVMSAYNKLNGYWCSENDFLLNKVLKKEWGFKGVVMSDWAGTHHTVAAANAGLDIEMGSSGPYDKWYFADPLLAAVKAGQVSEKTIDDKVRRILWLMYHTSMSQNHPKGSIATPEHGKAAYEIASESVVLLKNDAHLLPLNTANIKSIAVIGDNAVRTFALGGYGAGVKAQHEITALEGIKSRFGKTASVTFAQGYKAKYLANNTDAQNSGYDQPDQTLIDQAVALAKTTDIAILCIGSNREFESEGHDRKNLELPFGEQTLVDAVTAANPNTIIVVMAGAPYDLNKIKKSNHTIVWSWFNGSEAGNALADVLKGVVNPSGRLPFTFPVSLNDSPASALNTYPGKDLTAEYKEGILVGYRWYDTKKIDPLYCFGYGLSYTNFTYTDLATNKKTYKKGDKITVSLKVKNTGSVAGKEVVQLYISKLNSSVLRPGKELKAFKKIMIAPGQTAPVLINIAINDLAYFNDKLKNWVIEPGQYKILAAASSRDIRQTATFNIK from the coding sequence ATGCGTATAAAATTTTTGATAGCACCCCTTGCCACATTATTCTTCTTCGGAAATGTTTCGGCCCAGAAAGCGAAACAGATGTCATTACAGTATAAGATAGATTACATGCTTAAGAGAATGACACTCGAAGAAAAAATCAACATGCTGCATGGTAATGCCTTGTTTTCTTCAGGGGGAGTAAAACGTTTGGGTATCCCCGAACTAACGTGCGACGATGGCCCATTAGGTGTGCGCGAAGAAATAAAGCGCTTTGACTGGAACTCGGCAAACTGGACAACCGATTCGGCTACCTTTCTGCCAAACGGTTCAGCTATAGCAGCTACCTGGAACCCCGCATTGGCAAATAAATATGGGGTGGTTATAGGAGAGGAGGCCAATGCCCGTAAAAAGGATATTATGCTTGCACCGGCATTTAATATTTGCAGAATGCCGCTATGCGGGCGTACCTACGAGTATTATTCAGAAGATCCGTATCTGAACGCACAATTAGCTGTACAGGCGGTTAAGGGCATCCAAAGCCAGCATGTGGCAGCCTGTATCAAACATTTCGCGGCAAATAATCAGGAAACAGACCGTAACATGATGAATGCCATAGTTGACGAACGGGCATTACGCGAGATTTATTTCCCGGCCTTTAAGGCGGCAGTGCAACAGGGAAATGCTTACACCGTAATGTCAGCTTATAACAAGCTAAATGGCTATTGGTGTTCGGAGAATGATTTTTTACTGAATAAAGTATTAAAAAAGGAATGGGGTTTTAAAGGTGTGGTTATGTCCGACTGGGCCGGCACACATCATACGGTAGCGGCGGCAAATGCCGGACTTGATATTGAAATGGGATCAAGCGGCCCGTATGATAAATGGTATTTTGCCGACCCTTTGCTTGCCGCGGTAAAAGCAGGCCAGGTTTCTGAAAAAACGATTGATGATAAAGTGAGGAGAATTTTATGGCTGATGTATCACACATCTATGAGCCAGAATCATCCCAAAGGAAGCATAGCCACCCCGGAGCATGGCAAAGCCGCTTATGAAATTGCCTCAGAGTCTGTTGTACTATTAAAAAACGATGCACATTTATTGCCTTTAAATACAGCTAACATTAAAAGCATTGCGGTCATCGGCGACAACGCGGTACGTACATTTGCTTTGGGCGGTTATGGTGCAGGGGTAAAGGCCCAGCACGAGATAACAGCATTAGAGGGCATAAAATCAAGGTTCGGTAAAACAGCCAGCGTCACTTTTGCCCAGGGTTACAAGGCTAAGTATTTAGCGAACAATACTGACGCGCAAAATAGTGGTTATGATCAACCCGACCAAACCCTGATCGACCAGGCCGTGGCGCTTGCAAAAACAACCGACATTGCCATTTTGTGCATCGGTTCCAATCGCGAGTTTGAAAGCGAAGGCCATGACCGTAAAAATCTTGAATTGCCTTTTGGAGAGCAGACATTGGTTGACGCAGTTACCGCTGCTAATCCTAATACCATTATTGTGGTAATGGCAGGTGCTCCTTACGACCTTAATAAAATTAAAAAGTCAAATCATACCATTGTTTGGTCATGGTTTAACGGATCGGAAGCAGGGAATGCACTGGCCGATGTTTTAAAAGGTGTAGTGAACCCATCCGGCAGGTTGCCTTTTACTTTCCCTGTCTCGTTAAACGACTCACCAGCTTCTGCCTTAAATACTTATCCGGGTAAGGACCTGACTGCTGAATATAAAGAGGGGATACTGGTTGGATATCGCTGGTATGATACTAAGAAAATTGATCCTTTATACTGTTTTGGTTATGGATTGTCGTATACCAATTTTACTTATACTGATTTGGCCACCAACAAGAAAACGTATAAAAAGGGGGATAAAATAACGGTATCCTTAAAGGTTAAAAATACAGGCAGTGTTGCCGGTAAAGAAGTTGTACAGCTTTACATCAGCAAACTAAACTCTTCGGTTTTGCGTCCTGGTAAAGAACTAAAGGCATTTAAAAAGATTATGATAGCACCGGGTCAAACGGCTCCTGTTTTAATAAACATAGCTATAAACGATCTCGCCTATTTTAACGATAAACTAAAAAATTGGGTGATTGAGCCTGGTCAATACAAAATACTGGCCGCTGCGTCATCAAGAGATATCAGGCAAACAGCAACGTTTAATATTAAGTAG
- a CDS encoding sialate O-acetylesterase yields MSFINRIFFLAIVFSLCPAVFCNAQSGYAQVTLPKVFGDNMVLQRGINIPVWGNATPGSLIVATLGKVSTKAKTDKDGKWMLHFSKFNAGGPYDLKISESGKPYSAIKLTGILIGDVWLASGQSNMEFQVQQARDAPNEIGKADFPQIRFLIVEHDIKLTPQSDFLAGKWKLCDTNNVKQFSAVAYYFARKIHREQNVPIGIIQSTWGGTPVQTWTSREMLLTSTATRAKILANDTLSQNDFAKDSLNMVRFWDIVYHPQGSSDKIVPLPEYDDSGWTAVEMPRTVKDFGIGKYEGMMWLRKKVVLPPSFTGKQLVLNIGLPEMSYSLYFNGAEICKTIWSSNPKQFYTIPASLVKNGQNTICIRMAMLWGGGGLNPPAENIYITDNVAKVSLAGKWLYKKDVEPALPQIRNYQNYSALLFNGMIHPLIPFGIKGVIWYQGEANDTEAYRYRELFPMLINDWRQRWHQGNLPFLYVQLANFKKVNPLPSESEWAELREAQTLTLSQPNTGMTCIIDIGDANSIHPLNKQEVGRRLALIADKKVYEKNVIASGPMYKNCAIKGKDIIISFTDTGSGLVTSDIDSLKGFAIAGDDRKFYWASARIEGNKVIVSSDKVAVPVAVRYAWADNPVCNLVNKEGLPAVPFRTDEWKGITQK; encoded by the coding sequence ATGAGTTTTATAAATAGAATTTTTTTTTTGGCGATCGTTTTTTCTTTATGCCCGGCGGTATTTTGTAACGCTCAATCAGGATACGCCCAGGTAACTTTGCCAAAAGTGTTTGGCGATAATATGGTTTTGCAAAGAGGTATAAATATTCCTGTTTGGGGTAACGCAACTCCGGGTTCTTTGATTGTAGCAACGCTTGGTAAGGTAAGTACAAAAGCAAAAACTGATAAAGACGGCAAATGGATGTTGCATTTTTCGAAGTTTAATGCAGGTGGCCCTTATGATCTCAAAATTTCTGAGTCAGGAAAGCCCTACTCCGCAATCAAATTAACGGGAATTCTTATCGGGGATGTATGGCTGGCTTCGGGTCAATCCAATATGGAATTTCAGGTACAGCAGGCGCGGGATGCTCCGAATGAAATTGGCAAAGCAGATTTTCCCCAGATCCGCTTTCTTATTGTAGAACACGATATTAAACTTACTCCTCAATCTGATTTTTTAGCGGGTAAGTGGAAACTATGTGACACAAATAATGTAAAGCAGTTTTCTGCCGTTGCTTATTATTTCGCCCGCAAAATACATAGAGAACAAAATGTACCCATTGGTATCATTCAAAGTACCTGGGGCGGAACGCCGGTGCAAACCTGGACAAGCCGGGAAATGCTGCTTACATCGACTGCTACCAGAGCAAAAATACTTGCGAATGATACGCTGAGTCAAAATGATTTTGCAAAAGATAGCCTGAATATGGTACGTTTTTGGGACATCGTTTATCATCCGCAGGGCAGTTCTGATAAAATTGTTCCATTACCAGAATATGACGACTCTGGTTGGACGGCGGTTGAGATGCCCCGTACGGTTAAAGATTTTGGGATTGGAAAATATGAAGGGATGATGTGGTTGCGCAAGAAAGTTGTGCTACCACCGTCTTTTACGGGAAAACAGTTAGTACTCAATATTGGACTCCCCGAAATGAGTTACTCACTTTATTTTAATGGTGCTGAAATATGCAAAACTATTTGGAGTAGCAATCCAAAACAATTTTATACTATACCTGCCAGCCTGGTTAAGAACGGGCAAAATACCATTTGCATCAGAATGGCTATGCTGTGGGGCGGTGGCGGACTCAACCCTCCGGCCGAAAATATTTATATTACCGATAATGTTGCTAAGGTTTCTTTGGCAGGAAAATGGTTGTATAAAAAAGATGTTGAACCAGCCTTGCCTCAAATTCGCAATTATCAAAATTATTCCGCATTGCTGTTTAATGGCATGATTCATCCGTTAATTCCCTTTGGGATCAAAGGGGTTATCTGGTACCAGGGCGAGGCAAATGATACGGAGGCTTACCGTTATAGAGAATTATTTCCCATGCTAATTAACGACTGGCGACAACGCTGGCACCAGGGTAACCTTCCTTTTTTATATGTTCAGTTGGCTAATTTCAAAAAAGTAAATCCGCTTCCTTCTGAAAGCGAATGGGCCGAACTGAGAGAAGCCCAAACATTAACCCTGTCGCAACCCAATACAGGCATGACTTGCATAATAGATATCGGGGATGCCAACAGTATTCATCCGCTAAACAAGCAGGAAGTTGGACGCAGGCTGGCGCTGATAGCAGATAAAAAGGTATATGAGAAAAATGTTATTGCCTCGGGGCCAATGTATAAAAACTGCGCCATAAAGGGAAAAGACATCATCATAAGTTTTACTGATACCGGTTCGGGGCTGGTAACTAGCGATATTGATTCTTTAAAAGGGTTTGCAATTGCCGGAGATGATAGAAAATTTTATTGGGCATCTGCCCGGATCGAAGGTAATAAGGTAATTGTGAGTTCGGATAAGGTAGCTGTTCCGGTGGCTGTACGCTATGCCTGGGCGGACAACCCGGTTTGTAACCTTGTTAATAAAGAAGGACTGCCGGCCGTGCCCTTCAGAACAGATGAATGGAAGGGAATTACCCAAAAGTGA
- a CDS encoding glycoside hydrolase family 71/99-like protein → MRINKMNGLLLITALCLASSCSKKGTAPAPVTPTDTTTTRKQSPVGDVVGKVIVGYQGWFAAIGDGSPINLYWHWTQTWEQQPSPTNTGISAWPDVREYTSTFPTKYPNLNNGSPANVFSSFSDQTVDIQFKWMKQYGIDGAALQRFNPSGIEGPIRDAMAAKVKIAAENNGVKFYIMYDVSGWTNMATEMEADWTNKMSALTSSSQYAKQNGKPVVCIWGFGFSDDNHDFTAATCLSVIKWFQSKGCYVIGGVPTHWRDQNSDSRPDFLGTYKAFDMLSPWMVGRISNANDSDGFYANTNQADEVYCRGNGIDYQPCVLPGDLSAHQRAHGDFMWRQFYNMTKAGAQGLYISMYDEFNEGNQIVKTAESQAFVPAGPAAIINGVPGPNFVSLDEDGTACSSDYYLRLTGDGAKMFKGLIPFTATRPTKPEL, encoded by the coding sequence ATGAGAATTAATAAGATGAATGGATTGCTACTTATAACTGCGCTGTGCCTGGCAAGCAGTTGTTCAAAAAAGGGTACCGCTCCTGCACCTGTTACACCAACAGATACTACTACTACCCGCAAGCAGTCGCCAGTAGGCGATGTGGTAGGTAAAGTGATTGTGGGCTACCAGGGATGGTTTGCAGCAATAGGCGACGGGTCGCCGATTAACTTGTATTGGCATTGGACCCAAACCTGGGAGCAGCAGCCGTCGCCAACTAATACTGGAATTAGTGCATGGCCCGATGTGCGCGAATATACCAGCACCTTCCCCACAAAATATCCCAATTTGAATAATGGCTCGCCGGCAAACGTATTTTCGTCATTTAGTGATCAAACGGTTGATATCCAATTTAAATGGATGAAGCAGTATGGAATTGACGGTGCCGCCCTGCAGCGGTTCAACCCCAGCGGTATTGAAGGCCCCATACGTGATGCGATGGCTGCCAAAGTAAAAATTGCAGCTGAAAATAATGGTGTTAAATTTTACATTATGTACGATGTAAGCGGCTGGACAAATATGGCTACCGAAATGGAAGCTGACTGGACAAACAAAATGTCGGCGCTTACTTCATCTTCGCAGTATGCCAAACAAAATGGCAAACCGGTAGTGTGTATCTGGGGTTTTGGTTTTAGCGATGATAATCACGATTTTACCGCAGCTACCTGCCTCAGTGTTATCAAGTGGTTTCAAAGCAAGGGTTGCTATGTTATTGGTGGCGTACCAACACACTGGCGTGATCAGAATAGTGATTCGAGGCCTGATTTCTTAGGCACTTATAAAGCTTTTGATATGCTTTCGCCATGGATGGTTGGAAGAATTAGTAATGCGAATGATTCTGATGGTTTTTATGCAAACACGAACCAGGCCGATGAAGTATATTGCCGCGGCAATGGCATCGACTATCAGCCCTGCGTATTACCAGGCGACCTGAGTGCCCACCAAAGGGCACATGGCGATTTTATGTGGAGGCAATTTTACAATATGACAAAGGCCGGGGCCCAGGGTCTTTATATCTCTATGTATGATGAATTCAATGAAGGCAATCAGATAGTTAAAACAGCCGAAAGTCAGGCATTTGTACCAGCAGGACCAGCAGCAATAATAAACGGAGTACCAGGCCCAAATTTCGTCTCACTTGATGAAGATGGGACCGCTTGCTCATCAGATTATTATTTAAGATTGACAGGCGATGGCGCCAAAATGTTTAAAGGCCTAATACCGTTTACGGCAACAAGGCCAACCAAACCTGAATTGTAA
- a CDS encoding family 43 glycosylhydrolase yields the protein MYKRTIYSLLLTAFVALNSSCSKKVSVAKNDPPVVIENPNGDGMKNPFVTQIYTADPSAHVWADGRLYVYPSHDIAPPQGCDLMDQYHVYSTADLVTWRDEGEILRASQVSWGRAEGGFMWAPDCAYKNGTYYFYFPHPSGTDWANTWKIGVATSKSPASGFVSQGYIPGLESLIDPCVFVDDDGQAYLYYGGGNICKGGKLKDNMMEIDGAMQTMQGLNDFHEATWVHKRNGIYYLSYADNFDEAGKHNRMKYATSKSPLGPWTYQGVYIDPTDSFTDHGSIVEFKGQWYAFYHNSSLSNNDWLRSICVNKLYYNADGTIQKIIQTDINGVKEQ from the coding sequence ATGTATAAGAGAACCATTTATAGCCTACTTTTAACCGCATTTGTTGCCCTAAACAGCAGCTGTTCAAAAAAAGTAAGCGTCGCTAAGAATGACCCGCCTGTGGTTATTGAAAACCCTAATGGCGACGGGATGAAAAACCCCTTTGTTACGCAAATATACACAGCAGATCCGTCTGCTCACGTATGGGCGGATGGGCGTTTGTACGTGTATCCATCGCATGATATAGCCCCGCCCCAGGGGTGCGACCTGATGGACCAATACCACGTTTATTCGACCGCTGACCTGGTAACATGGAGAGACGAGGGTGAGATATTGCGTGCCAGCCAGGTATCATGGGGGCGTGCCGAAGGAGGCTTTATGTGGGCGCCTGATTGTGCTTATAAAAACGGCACTTATTACTTCTACTTCCCGCATCCAAGCGGAACAGATTGGGCAAATACCTGGAAAATAGGAGTGGCTACCAGCAAAAGCCCGGCAAGTGGTTTTGTATCCCAGGGCTACATCCCGGGGCTTGAATCATTAATAGACCCATGTGTGTTTGTTGATGACGATGGGCAAGCGTATTTGTATTATGGTGGAGGCAACATTTGCAAAGGCGGAAAGCTTAAGGATAATATGATGGAAATCGACGGCGCAATGCAAACCATGCAGGGGCTTAACGATTTCCACGAAGCAACATGGGTACACAAAAGGAACGGTATATATTACCTGTCATACGCCGATAATTTTGACGAGGCCGGTAAACACAATCGAATGAAGTATGCTACCAGCAAAAGCCCATTAGGCCCCTGGACATACCAGGGCGTGTACATTGACCCTACAGATAGTTTTACCGATCATGGTTCAATTGTTGAATTTAAAGGCCAATGGTATGCATTTTACCATAATAGCTCCCTTTCAAATAACGACTGGTTACGGTCTATTTGTGTAAATAAACTTTACTATAACGCTGATGGTACCATACAAAAGATCATCCAAACCGATATAAACGGGGTAAAAGAACAATAA